TAAATATAAAACCAACGAAGAAAATCATAAGCAAAGCCGTACACCAAATTATAGGTTTCTTTTATCTCATTGTGGTGAATTATTAACGGAGGTTTTGGAGAATCCATCTTTCCCAGCAGATATTTTAATAACTCGTTTTTTTAGAGATAGAAAATATCTTGGAAGTCGTGATCGTGGATTTATTTCAGATAATATTTATTCGATTCTAAGAAATATATTTTTCTATGATTTTATACTTCATGGTGATTATACAGTTAAGCAAATTATAATTTTACATTGTATAAAAACTAATTTAGTTCCAGATGAAAGAATGTTATGCGAAGCAATGGAAATTGATGATGGCGATATTCCAAAAGTAAAAAAGCTTGTTAAAACTGCTTTAGAAAAAATTGAAACTTTAACAGATATAAAGCGTTGTTCAATTCTTTTTTCTTTGCCAGAGTTTATTGTTGAAAGAATATTTAAAGAACACAATTTAGAATGGTCTGAGAAATTATTTGAATCATTAAATAAACAAGCTCCAATAACTTTAAGAACAAATACTTTAGTAACTGATAGAGAAGAACTAATTGTTAATTTGATGGCACAAGGTATTCCAAGTGGTGCGGGCAAAATAAGTAAGGACTCAATAATATTGCAGAGAAGGATAAATGCAAATGCATTAATTGAATTTAAAGAAGGTCATTTTGAATTGCAAGATGAAGGAAGTCAAATGATTTGTGAGTTACTTGATCCAAAGCCGACAAGTAAAATTTTTGATGCATGTGCCGGGTCAGGTGGAAAAGCCCTTCATCTTTCAGCACTCATGAAGGGTAGAGGTTCCATAATAATTCACGATACAAATGCCCGAAGGCTTGGTGAGTCTAAAACTAGACTAAAGAGAAGTACAGTACAGAATGTAAGAACAATGAACAATGAAGAATATCTTGAGAATAAAAAATCTTTAGTTGGCAAATTTGATATTGTTCTTATTGATGCTCCTTGCACTGGTGCAGGTGTTTTGAGAAGAAACCCTGGAGCAAGGATGAATCTTGACGTTAACACACTTGAAAGAATGATTGCAGTTCAAACTGATGTTTTAAACGATTACTCTCAACTTGTTAAAAAAGGAGGATATTTACTCTATGCAACCTGTTCATTATTAACTGAAGAGAATGAATTACAAATCGAGAATTTTTTAGAAAAAAATAAAGAATGGAAAATAAAACCGTTTAAATCTAAGTCAGATATTTTATCCAATGACGGATCTATGAGGCTTTGGAGCCATATTCATGGTACAGATTGTTTTTATTCTGTACTACTAGAAAAGAAGTAATATTTTTCACTCTTTTGTTTTTCATTTATGATTATGTGGATGTGGCACCTCCGCATGAGCTTCCAGCACCAGCAGTACATCCAAAACAATGATCATCAAAATATATTTTTCTTGATATTATGTTATCAAAATCAAAATCAAAAATGTTTTGGGGTGCATTTTTTTCAAGGGGCATATCTAGCATCTGATTAAAATCACAATCTGAAAGTGTACCATCATAATTCACATTAATTAACGACCTACACATAACACCATTAGCAGCAGTTGGATTGAATGCATTCACTAACTTATTCATATATTCTTCATAACCTCCAGTTCTTAACAAATCCTCTCTGAACCTATGAATTGGCATATTTGTAATTGTAAATAAATTATTAAATCTAATACCAAAATTTTTATCCAATTCTCTTTTAAAATCTGATTCAAGTTGAGATTGATCTGCAGGCAAAAAAGGTCCTACTGGATTATAAACTAAATTTAAAATTTTATCTGTACCATACCCAACTTTATTAAGTCTAATAATACCTTCTATAGATTTATTAAACACACCTTTACCCCTTTGTTTATCAGTAAAATATTCACTGTAATAAGGTAGCGAACATATTACTTCGCAATTGTATTCAGCAAAAAATTCAGGAAGATAGCTTTTTGATTCGCCAGTTACAGGATTACCATCAAATTGAACAGTCAAGTTGTGCCTTACCATAATATGCTTCCCAAGTTTTTTGGCTTCAATTACAAGCCAATTAAAATGTTCATTTAATTCTGGTGCACCACCAGTAATATCTAATTTTGTAATTTGTGGGTGTAAATAGAGCACTTCCAAAATTTTATCAAAAACATCTTTTTTCATCATTTCTGTTCGAGTTGGAGAGGCATCAACATGGCAATGTCTGCAAGCCTGATTACATAATTTACCAGTGTTAATTTGCAATGTATCAATTGAAATTGGGGTTAGGGATATAGAACTATTTTCCAATTGACCAATAAAATCATATTTACTTGCAACTGTGTTGTTCTCTAAAATTGTTAACTCCATTTATTTATTAGTTTAACTGAATTTGTAAATAAAATATACGAAATAAATTTCAGATTAGATGTATTGATAAATAATCAAAATTTATCTTATTATTTATAATTTAATTATAAACTAATAACACGTTATTCTTCAATTTATATTTCACTTAGTAATCCAAAAAATATTTTACCACTGTCGAATTTATCATCTTTGCTCAATGCGAACGAAACTTTTACAATTCCTATTGGAGTTTCAAGTTGGGATGACAAACCATAACCAAAAATATAATTTTCTATTTTATCAATGTTTGATTTCACACTTCCATTTTTTAAAAAATAACCTAAA
Above is a window of Chlorobiota bacterium DNA encoding:
- a CDS encoding RsmB/NOP family class I SAM-dependent RNA methyltransferase, coding for MLNIKHQAKYKTNEENHKQSRTPNYRFLLSHCGELLTEVLENPSFPADILITRFFRDRKYLGSRDRGFISDNIYSILRNIFFYDFILHGDYTVKQIIILHCIKTNLVPDERMLCEAMEIDDGDIPKVKKLVKTALEKIETLTDIKRCSILFSLPEFIVERIFKEHNLEWSEKLFESLNKQAPITLRTNTLVTDREELIVNLMAQGIPSGAGKISKDSIILQRRINANALIEFKEGHFELQDEGSQMICELLDPKPTSKIFDACAGSGGKALHLSALMKGRGSIIIHDTNARRLGESKTRLKRSTVQNVRTMNNEEYLENKKSLVGKFDIVLIDAPCTGAGVLRRNPGARMNLDVNTLERMIAVQTDVLNDYSQLVKKGGYLLYATCSLLTEENELQIENFLEKNKEWKIKPFKSKSDILSNDGSMRLWSHIHGTDCFYSVLLEKK
- the arsS gene encoding arsenosugar biosynthesis radical SAM protein ArsS (Some members of this family are selenoproteins.) produces the protein MELTILENNTVASKYDFIGQLENSSISLTPISIDTLQINTGKLCNQACRHCHVDASPTRTEMMKKDVFDKILEVLYLHPQITKLDITGGAPELNEHFNWLVIEAKKLGKHIMVRHNLTVQFDGNPVTGESKSYLPEFFAEYNCEVICSLPYYSEYFTDKQRGKGVFNKSIEGIIRLNKVGYGTDKILNLVYNPVGPFLPADQSQLESDFKRELDKNFGIRFNNLFTITNMPIHRFREDLLRTGGYEEYMNKLVNAFNPTAANGVMCRSLINVNYDGTLSDCDFNQMLDMPLEKNAPQNIFDFDFDNIISRKIYFDDHCFGCTAGAGSSCGGATST